From a region of the Listeria monocytogenes ATCC 19117 genome:
- the dnaA gene encoding chromosomal replication initiator protein DnaA, producing MQSIEDIWQETLQIVKKNMSKPSYDTWMKSTTAHSLEGNTFIISAPNNFVRDWLEKSYTQFIANILQEITGRLFDVRFIDGEQEENFEYTVIKPNPALDEDGIEIGKHMLNPRYVFDTFVIGSGNRFAHAASLAVAEAPAKAYNPLFIYGGVGLGKTHLMHAVGHYVQQHKDNAKVMYLSSEKFTNEFISSIRDNKTEEFRTKYRNVDVLLIDDIQFLAGKEGTQEEFFHTFNTLYDEQKQIIISSDRPPKEIPTLEDRLRSRFEWGLITDITPPDLETRIAILRKKAKADGLDIPNEVMLYIANQIDSNIRELEGALIRVVAYSSLVNKDITAGLAAEALKDIIPSSKSQVITISGIQEAVGEYFHVRLEDFKAKKRTKSIAFPRQIAMYLSRELTDASLPKIGDEFGGRDHTTVIHAHEKISQLLKTDQVLKNDLAEIEKNLRKAQNMF from the coding sequence GTGCAATCAATTGAAGACATCTGGCAGGAAACACTGCAAATCGTTAAAAAAAATATGAGTAAACCTAGTTACGACACATGGATGAAATCAACAACCGCTCATTCACTTGAAGGTAACACGTTTATTATTTCAGCGCCCAATAATTTTGTTCGCGATTGGTTAGAGAAGAGTTACACGCAATTTATCGCTAACATTTTGCAAGAAATAACTGGTCGCTTATTTGATGTCCGCTTTATTGATGGCGAGCAGGAAGAAAACTTTGAATACACTGTGATTAAACCAAATCCAGCGTTAGATGAAGATGGCATTGAAATTGGAAAACATATGCTTAATCCGCGTTATGTTTTTGATACTTTTGTCATTGGTTCAGGGAACAGATTTGCCCACGCAGCATCACTTGCAGTAGCCGAAGCACCAGCGAAAGCATATAATCCACTCTTCATTTATGGAGGAGTTGGCCTCGGTAAAACACATTTAATGCACGCAGTTGGCCACTATGTTCAACAACATAAAGATAATGCGAAAGTAATGTACCTTTCCAGCGAAAAATTCACCAATGAGTTTATTAGCTCTATTCGTGATAATAAAACCGAAGAATTCCGTACAAAATACCGGAATGTGGATGTCTTACTTATTGATGATATTCAATTTTTAGCAGGTAAAGAAGGAACACAAGAGGAATTTTTCCATACATTTAACACACTTTATGATGAACAAAAGCAAATTATTATTTCCAGTGACCGACCACCGAAAGAAATTCCAACATTGGAAGATCGACTGAGATCCCGCTTTGAATGGGGCCTAATTACTGATATTACGCCACCAGACTTAGAAACACGGATCGCCATTTTACGTAAAAAAGCAAAAGCAGACGGATTAGATATTCCAAATGAAGTCATGCTTTACATCGCAAACCAAATTGATTCGAATATTCGCGAGCTAGAAGGCGCACTCATCCGAGTAGTTGCTTATTCTTCCCTCGTTAATAAAGATATAACAGCTGGTCTTGCAGCAGAAGCACTAAAAGATATTATCCCCTCTTCTAAATCACAAGTTATTACAATTAGTGGTATTCAAGAAGCAGTCGGTGAATATTTCCATGTTCGTTTAGAAGATTTTAAAGCAAAAAAACGGACGAAAAGTATCGCATTCCCGCGCCAAATCGCTATGTATCTTTCAAGAGAGCTTACAGATGCCTCATTACCAAAAATCGGTGATGAATTTGGTGGTCGAGATCATACAACCGTCATCCATGCACATGAAAAAATATCGCAACTACTAAAAACCGATCAAGTGTTGAAAAATGACCTTGCCGAAATTGAAAAAAATTTAAGAAAAGCACAAAATATGTTTTAA